Proteins encoded together in one Chitinophaga sp. LS1 window:
- a CDS encoding AAA family ATPase — MDLHTDESQGTNKFYNYIGDLFALFSGGGVFVSDEIDGNFHPALLKHLISLFQDPKINTTNAQIIFTSHDVNIMAPEFMRRDQFYFTEKTIQDSTRLYSLGDLKGIRNNVDFARQYLAGFYGALPQLNKYIE; from the coding sequence ATGGACTTACATACCGATGAGTCGCAAGGGACTAATAAATTTTATAATTACATAGGCGATCTATTTGCACTTTTCTCGGGTGGAGGGGTTTTTGTGTCTGACGAGATTGATGGAAATTTTCATCCTGCTTTGTTAAAGCATTTAATTAGTTTATTTCAAGATCCTAAAATTAATACAACAAACGCTCAAATAATTTTTACTAGTCATGATGTCAATATAATGGCACCTGAGTTTATGCGCAGGGATCAATTTTATTTTACAGAAAAAACTATTCAAGATAGTACGCGGCTTTATTCTTTAGGTGATTTGAAAGGGATTAGGAATAATGTTGACTTTGCAAGGCAATATTTAGCTGGTTTTTACGGTGCATTACCGCAGCTTAATAAATATATAGAATAA